ATTTAGAAGTGCAATGGTTAAGGTGAAGGTCAGTGCAACCAGAATAAAATGAAATCGTTAAGCACAGAAATGAACGAAAGTAAGTTATAACATATCTATTGTAGAAAGATCCTCAAATTGAGGACGCAACTTCATACAATGAGAAAAGAAATATACAGGAGTGACATCAACAACCTGTCACTCTCAAGGTATCAGAACCATGATCGCTTAGAAATAATAAAAGCTTTGCCATTTGCATAGTcttttaatttttctatttgaccAACATCAATCAGCCAGCAGGAGAGTGTCTTAAGAGCCTTATCACTTGGAGCACAGCCTTGCTTTTGCATTTGATTCattaaaaaaaaggtttttttCGCAGTCACCTCTCTTGCGAGCACCCCAAAATAATGTGTTGTATGTGACCTCATTTGGAACCAAACCTTTTGCTCTCATTTCATCTAACATTAATAAAGCAGCATTAAGTTTGTCTTCTTTGCATAACGTGGCAATTAGTGTGGTATAAGTTACAACATCTGCAGCAATGCCAACCATTTCCATACTTTTAAAAAGCTTTAAAGCCTCATCCATTTGACCAATTTTACAATGACCATTAATCAGAGAGCTGTAAGCCATTACATCAGGAACCTTGCCTTCATCAAGTATCTTATTCATTAGGAGATGTGCGCTAGCGAGATCACCTGCTTTACATAAGCCATCAATGATTGTGTTGCATGTCACTTTATCAGGTTCCAAACCCTTTCTTGTCATTTTTTCTAACATTTGAAATGCCATGCTCATGTGTCTTGTTCTACAGTATGCAGCAATCACAGAGTTGTATGTAACAACATCTGGGTGTAAACCCTTTTTCGACATGATTTGAAAACAATCCCACGCCTTGTCCATCTGTCCATCTTTGCATAGCCCATTAATAACTCCATTGAATGTCACTTGATCAGTGAAAGGGCCAGACTCTATCATTTGTATAAACACATCATACGCTTCCTCTGTTTTTCCAGCCTTGAATAAGCCATTTATCAAGCTACTACAAGTGTAGGCGTCAGGGGAAAAGCCATCTTGTATCATTTTGCATACTAATGCTAAAGCTTCATTTACCCATCCTACTTTGAAGAAACCATAAGTCAGGCTGTTATATGTAATAATACTTGGAGAACAATGAGAACGCCTCATTCCAATTAATAAGCCGAGAGCTTCATCTTCCTTATCCAACTTGCAAAGACCACTGATTAGGGTATTGTATAaaaaagtatttggacaaaggccATCTTGTATCATTTGAGCCACCAATACTAAAGCTTCATCTACCCTACCTTTCTTGCAGAGAGCGTCAATTAAGGTGCTATAGGTAACAATATTAGGAAGACAATGGTTATTCCTCATTTCGTGCAAAAGCTCATGTGCTTCGTCAATTTTACCCCATCTACACAAAGACTTTATGAGGATGCTGTAAGTGATGACATTTGGAGGGATGCCCATCTCTTCCATTTCAGCGAGGAGAGGGTAAATTCTACGGAGGTCGCTGTCATTCCTAAGAACATCCAAAAGCACATTGAAGGTTACAAGAGTGAGAGGAATGCGTTAGTAATGGCTGAGTGGAAGAGATCCCACGCCTTGTTTGCGTTGCCCGATTTACAGAGGGCCTTAATGGATTTAGTGAATTGTACAACATTGAAGGTAGGAGATATGTCTGGTAAAGACTTTTCAGTATGTGAGGGTTTGTGGTTGTTTGCAGAGCAAGATAGAGGGCGTAGAGAGAATGAAAACAAATAAAAGAAGTGGGTAGTAGAGGTTACCTGTTTCAAGATTGGGAGTCGGCATTTCATGGTGATGTTGGTAGCAGAGAGGCTGATCTACGCCTTCAATTTTTCTTCTCAACCAAACTTAAATCCTAACATTTGTCTCCTGGACTTTTCCGGTATGGAAATGACCCACAATTTCTAAATGTTAATAATCCCTCCCTCTACTTGAAACAACAGAATTGGCCTAAATCCGTATTGACTAATTGGGCAATGCCTATCCAGCCCTTTAAAAAGAGGGGGAACTCCCAGGCATGCCCATGCCCAACTCCCATAGCACCGTAATTATAATTAATCAagaattaatcaaatttaaatctttttgaaaagtttaaatttaaTAGAACTTTTTTAATCTAAATTATATAAGTAaacattttttaatgatttatatataaatattaatatttaattaaaaaatatattattaaatatctttacaatttacatatttaattcttttaaagatataaataattaaaagttttttttcataaaattattaattct
The nucleotide sequence above comes from Cryptomeria japonica chromosome 11, Sugi_1.0, whole genome shotgun sequence. Encoded proteins:
- the LOC131069690 gene encoding pentatricopeptide repeat-containing protein At1g09900-like, with the translated sequence MEEMGIPPNVITYSILIKSLCRWGKIDEAHELLHEMRNNHCLPNIVTYSTLIDALCKKGRVDEALVLVAQMIQDGLCPNTFLYNTLISGLCKLDKEDEALGLLIGMRRSHCSPSIITYNSLTYGFFKVGWVNEALALVCKMIQDGFSPDAYTCSSLINGLFKAGKTEEAYDVFIQMIESGPFTDQVTFNGVINGLCKDGQMDKAWDCFQIMSKKGLHPDVVTYNSVIAAYCRTRHMSMAFQMLEKMTRKGLEPDKVTCNTIIDGLCKAGDLASAHLLMNKILDEGKVPDVMAYSSLINGHCKIGQMDEALKLFKSMEMVGIAADVVTYTTLIATLCKEDKLNAALLMLDEMRAKGLVPNEVTYNTLFWGARKRGDCEKNLFFNESNAKARLCSK